A region from the Nocardioides exalbidus genome encodes:
- a CDS encoding ClpP family protease — protein sequence MSSYTIPYVVQTTPRGERTLDLYSRLLSERIVYLGTEIDDGVANAVIAQMLHLSSENPELPISLYINSPGGSISAMLAIYDAMQFVKPSVETVCVGQAAWTAAVLLAGGAPGARAILPHGRVVLHQPATQGRGTIPDLILEADEVARVRLELEEVLARHTGRTVEQVRQDTDRTLVLPGAAAVDYGIVDTVLHEQVSAIS from the coding sequence ATGAGCAGCTACACGATCCCGTACGTCGTCCAGACCACGCCGCGCGGCGAGCGGACCCTCGACCTCTACTCCCGGCTGCTGTCCGAGCGCATCGTCTACCTCGGCACCGAGATCGACGACGGCGTCGCCAACGCGGTGATCGCGCAGATGCTGCACCTGTCCTCGGAGAACCCCGAGCTCCCGATCAGCCTCTACATCAACTCACCGGGCGGCTCGATCTCGGCGATGCTCGCGATCTACGACGCGATGCAGTTCGTGAAGCCGTCCGTCGAGACGGTGTGCGTCGGCCAGGCGGCCTGGACGGCCGCGGTCCTGCTGGCCGGGGGAGCGCCCGGCGCTCGCGCGATCCTGCCCCACGGACGGGTCGTGCTCCACCAGCCCGCGACCCAGGGACGCGGCACGATCCCCGACCTGATCCTCGAGGCCGACGAGGTCGCCCGGGTCCGCCTCGAGCTCGAGGAGGTGCTGGCCCGGCACACCGGCAGGACGGTCGAGCAGGTCCGCCAGGACACCGACCGCACCCTCGTCCTGCCGGGTGCGGCGGCCGTCGACTACGGCATCGTCGACACCGTCCTCCACGAGCAGGTGTCGGCG
- a CDS encoding alpha/beta fold hydrolase, with protein sequence MRVVGTAGPVVVLLPGGSDAAEGFAPRLVEGLVADPCCRVVLWDRPRGGRLTEAPTALHRMLGEHDLGPAVLVGQSLGGAVAAMTACAFPDDVAGLVLLDPTPVNDTVEALQIEGLATVAAIRGSRGLRRVVRGLARAAVAFDESRLPTVPAVVVAADRDAGERMHRAHVRLAARLDAPLLQWPGAEHGVHLSHPEQVLAAARDVVRRVG encoded by the coding sequence ATGCGCGTCGTCGGCACCGCCGGGCCGGTCGTCGTGCTGCTGCCCGGTGGGTCCGACGCAGCCGAGGGCTTCGCCCCGCGCCTGGTCGAGGGCCTGGTCGCGGACCCGTGCTGTCGCGTGGTGCTGTGGGACCGGCCACGGGGCGGCCGGCTGACCGAGGCACCGACCGCGCTCCACCGCATGCTCGGCGAGCACGACCTGGGGCCCGCCGTGCTGGTCGGGCAGAGCCTCGGTGGCGCGGTCGCCGCGATGACGGCCTGCGCGTTCCCCGACGACGTCGCCGGTCTCGTGCTGCTCGACCCGACGCCGGTGAACGACACCGTCGAGGCGCTCCAGATCGAGGGCCTCGCCACCGTGGCCGCGATCCGCGGCTCGCGCGGGCTGAGGCGCGTCGTCCGCGGGCTCGCCAGGGCTGCCGTCGCGTTCGACGAGTCGCGCCTGCCGACGGTCCCCGCGGTGGTCGTCGCCGCGGACCGCGACGCCGGGGAGCGGATGCACCGGGCCCACGTGCGCCTCGCCGCACGGCTCGACGCACCGCTGCTCCAGTGGCCCGGGGCCGAGCACGGCGTCCACCTGTCGCACCCCGAGCAGGTGCTGGCCGCCGCGCGCGACGTCGTACGACGGGTCGGGTGA
- a CDS encoding ClpP family protease, translating to MTITPTSERIEDELVRRLMHQRVIVLGEALDEGNGNRLMHQLLLLSAEDPRADISLWINSPGGSVSAMLAIHDVMQLIPNDVSTLAMGMAASAGQFLLSAGTPGKRYALPHSRVLLHQGSAGIGGTAVDIEIQADDLRLTRDTVIGLVAGHTGQDRDTIERDSRRDRWFSAEEALAYGFVDQVVTSVDHVTPGSGRPVGLAGAR from the coding sequence ATGACCATCACTCCCACGTCAGAACGCATCGAGGACGAGCTTGTCCGCCGCCTCATGCACCAACGCGTCATCGTGCTGGGCGAGGCCCTGGATGAGGGCAACGGCAACCGCCTGATGCACCAGCTGCTGCTCCTCTCCGCCGAGGACCCGCGCGCCGACATCAGCCTCTGGATCAACTCGCCCGGCGGGTCGGTCTCGGCCATGCTCGCCATCCACGACGTCATGCAGCTGATCCCCAACGACGTCAGCACGCTGGCGATGGGGATGGCCGCGAGCGCCGGGCAGTTCCTGCTGTCGGCGGGCACGCCCGGCAAGAGGTACGCCCTCCCGCACTCGCGCGTCCTGCTCCACCAGGGCTCCGCGGGGATCGGCGGCACGGCCGTCGACATCGAGATCCAGGCCGACGACCTGCGCCTCACCCGCGACACCGTCATCGGGCTGGTCGCCGGGCACACCGGGCAGGACCGCGACACGATCGAGCGGGACTCGCGGCGCGACCGGTGGTTCAGCGCCGAGGAGGCGCTCGCCTACGGCTTCGTGGACCAGGTGGTCACGTCGGTCGATCACGTGACGCCGGGGTCCGGGCGGCCCGTCGGTCTGGCGGGTGCGCGATGA